The following proteins come from a genomic window of Candidatus Woesearchaeota archaeon:
- the tadA gene encoding Flp pilus assembly complex ATPase component TadA, translating into MVPDTNIIIEGILSKKLESKEYIIDEILIHEAVLAELEHQANLGKSIGFLGLEEIKKLKKYNIKFAGTRPKAVDIKYATEGEIDAIIRQLAYETDSTLITSDKVQHKVAEAKGIAVIYIKPEISSKKIKLEQFFDETTMSVHLKEGVEAYAKKGFPGNWKFEIISKKKLTQEEIQEISTEIIEESKIRRDGFIEIERTGSTIIQLGKFRIVITRPPFSDGWEITAVRPVKKLNLEEYNLSEKLKKRIAEQAEGMLVAGSPGAGKSTFAQALAEHYASKDKIVKTVEAPRDLQLADNITQYAISHGTPQEIHDILLLSRPDYTLFDEMRNTKDFELFADLRLAGIGFIGVIHATNPIDAIQRFLGRTELGVIPHIIDTVVFIKNGLVDKVLSVIMTVKVPTGMTEADLSRPVVEVRDFETNKLEFELYSYGEETVVIPVSEESTNKKPTFASKALEEEFKRYSRKAKAELISNHKAIVYVPKDEIAKIIGKEGKHIAGIEKELGIKIDIRELEDEVRNEKAPIRYNLTNSKGYVILSFAPELAGRNIDVYKNDELLFSATLSKRAEIRIHKKSGLGQEISSGKLEVKI; encoded by the coding sequence ATGGTTCCTGATACTAATATTATTATAGAAGGAATTCTCTCAAAAAAATTAGAATCAAAAGAATATATTATTGACGAAATACTTATACACGAAGCAGTTCTAGCAGAATTAGAACATCAAGCAAATCTAGGAAAATCTATTGGATTTTTGGGGTTAGAAGAAATAAAGAAATTAAAAAAATATAATATCAAATTTGCAGGCACAAGACCAAAAGCAGTAGACATAAAATATGCTACTGAAGGTGAAATTGATGCTATTATTAGACAATTAGCTTATGAAACTGATTCTACATTAATAACTTCAGATAAAGTTCAACACAAAGTTGCAGAAGCAAAAGGAATTGCAGTTATTTACATTAAACCAGAAATCTCAAGTAAAAAGATAAAATTAGAACAATTCTTTGATGAAACTACAATGAGCGTACATTTAAAAGAAGGTGTTGAAGCTTATGCAAAAAAAGGATTTCCAGGAAATTGGAAATTTGAGATTATCTCAAAAAAGAAATTAACTCAAGAAGAAATTCAAGAAATCTCTACAGAAATAATTGAAGAATCAAAAATAAGAAGAGACGGATTTATAGAAATAGAACGTACAGGAAGCACAATTATACAATTAGGAAAATTTAGAATAGTTATTACCAGACCGCCATTCTCAGATGGTTGGGAAATTACTGCTGTTCGTCCAGTTAAAAAATTAAACCTAGAAGAATATAATCTTAGTGAAAAATTAAAAAAGAGAATTGCAGAACAAGCAGAAGGTATGTTAGTTGCAGGTTCTCCAGGTGCAGGAAAATCAACATTTGCACAAGCTTTAGCAGAACATTACGCTTCAAAAGATAAAATAGTAAAAACAGTAGAAGCTCCAAGAGATTTACAATTAGCAGATAATATTACTCAATATGCAATATCGCACGGAACACCTCAAGAAATACATGATATACTTTTACTTTCACGTCCAGATTATACCTTATTTGATGAAATGCGTAACACAAAAGATTTTGAACTATTTGCAGATTTAAGATTAGCAGGAATTGGTTTTATAGGCGTAATTCATGCAACTAATCCTATAGATGCAATTCAAAGATTCTTAGGAAGAACAGAATTAGGAGTTATTCCACATATTATTGACACTGTAGTTTTCATAAAAAACGGTTTAGTAGACAAAGTTCTAAGTGTAATTATGACAGTCAAAGTTCCAACAGGAATGACTGAAGCAGATTTATCACGTCCAGTTGTAGAAGTAAGAGATTTTGAAACAAATAAATTAGAATTTGAGTTATACAGCTATGGTGAAGAAACAGTAGTTATTCCAGTTTCAGAAGAATCAACAAACAAAAAGCCAACATTTGCATCAAAAGCATTAGAAGAAGAATTCAAAAGATATTCAAGAAAAGCAAAAGCAGAATTAATTAGTAATCACAAAGCAATAGTTTATGTTCCTAAAGATGAAATTGCAAAAATAATTGGAAAAGAAGGAAAACACATTGCAGGCATAGAAAAAGAACTTGGAATAAAAATTGATATTAGAGAATTAGAAGATGAAGTAAGAAATGAAAAAGCTCCAATCAGATATAATTTAACAAATAGTAAAGGTTATGTTATTTTATCATTTGCACCAGAACTCGCAGGAAGAAATATAGATGTTTACAAAAATGATGAATTATTATTTTCTGCAACACTCTCAAAAAGAGCAGAAATAAGAATACACAAAAAGAGTGGTCTAGGACAAGAGATTTCTTCAGGTAAATTAGAAGTTAAAATATAA
- a CDS encoding ribonuclease P, translated as MVKLNKKQEQRKIALERIKILFSEAKDNPNMANRYVELARKIAMKVNLRIPLQYKRKYCSHCYNYFNSENSRTRIHKSRVIKYCNKCRKFTRIPVN; from the coding sequence ATGGTAAAGCTAAATAAAAAACAGGAACAAAGAAAGATTGCTTTAGAAAGAATAAAAATTCTATTTAGCGAAGCTAAAGATAATCCTAATATGGCTAATAGATATGTTGAATTGGCAAGAAAGATTGCTATGAAAGTAAATTTAAGAATACCTTTACAATATAAAAGAAAATATTGTAGTCATTGTTATAATTATTTTAATTCTGAGAATTCAAGAACAAGAATACATAAATCACGGGTAATAAAATACTGTAATAAATGTAGAAAGTTTACTCGAATTCCTGTAAATTAA
- a CDS encoding type II toxin-antitoxin system mRNA interferase toxin, RelE/StbE family, whose translation MEYLIEFSEEFEKSMKKLKKKDKTLFLQIQKKLLELINNPEHYKPLSNVLAGFRRIHFGSFVLIFKIEGNTIKIISLDHHDNSY comes from the coding sequence ATGGAATATCTCATTGAATTCAGTGAAGAATTTGAAAAATCAATGAAAAAACTAAAGAAAAAAGACAAAACCTTATTCTTACAAATACAAAAAAAACTTTTAGAACTAATAAATAATCCAGAACATTATAAACCTTTAAGTAATGTCTTAGCAGGTTTTAGAAGAATCCATTTCGGAAGTTTTGTATTAATCTTTAAAATAGAGGGCAATACTATCAAAATAATATCTTTAGATCATCACGATAACTCTTATTGA
- a CDS encoding DNA-directed RNA polymerase subunit N has translation MQIPIRCFSCGKPVAHLWEEYNRRIKKGESKKKVMDDLGLKRYCCRALFLGHVDLVDTIGRFKKS, from the coding sequence ATGCAAATACCAATTCGTTGCTTTAGTTGTGGGAAACCCGTAGCGCACTTATGGGAAGAATACAATAGAAGAATCAAAAAAGGAGAAAGCAAAAAGAAAGTAATGGACGATCTAGGATTAAAAAGATACTGTTGCAGAGCTTTATTCCTTGGACATGTTGACCTAGTGGATACAATAGGTAGATTCAAAAAAAGCTAA
- a CDS encoding 30S ribosomal protein S9, protein MTKVVHVSGRRKKAVARATAKPGKGIIRVNRQLLSNYSTEFNRLKMLEPITIAGDLAKNIDLNINVFGGGIASQTEAIRLVIARALVEITKNKQLKADYLIYDRHLLVADVRKNESSKPNDSKPRAKRQFTKR, encoded by the coding sequence ATGACAAAAGTAGTCCATGTATCTGGAAGAAGAAAAAAAGCAGTAGCAAGAGCAACTGCAAAACCAGGAAAAGGGATAATCAGAGTAAATCGCCAATTATTATCAAATTATAGTACTGAATTTAATAGATTAAAAATGTTAGAACCAATAACAATTGCAGGAGATCTTGCAAAAAATATAGATTTAAACATTAATGTTTTCGGTGGTGGAATTGCATCACAAACAGAGGCAATAAGATTAGTTATTGCAAGAGCATTAGTAGAAATTACAAAAAATAAACAATTAAAAGCAGACTATTTAATATATGATAGGCACTTATTAGTTGCTGACGTAAGAAAGAACGAATCATCCAAACCTAATGATTCAAAGCCAAGAGCAAAGAGACAATTCACAAAGAGATAA